A single region of the Triticum dicoccoides isolate Atlit2015 ecotype Zavitan chromosome 2B, WEW_v2.0, whole genome shotgun sequence genome encodes:
- the LOC119364133 gene encoding serine carboxypeptidase-like 45 isoform X2, with amino-acid sequence MHPDTSVAAVVCAAAVLLISNGYLSMAMVEDKITALPGQPPVSFAQYSGYVEVDAARKRSLFYYFAEAELDPATKPLVLWLNGGPGCSSVGVGAFSENGPFRPSDNALVSNEYSWNKEANMLYLESPAGVGFSYSTDPSFYGGVGDSMTARDNLRFLEGWFAKFPQYKGRDLYIAGESYAGHYVPQLAQRMVEFDDKEKLFNLKGIALGNPVLEFSTDFNSRAEFFWSHGLISDSTYNIFTTVCNYSRYVSEYYQGSISTVCDRVMSQVTRETSRFVDKYDVTLDVCISSVLMQSQSTEQLNRALDVCVEDETMNYLNRKDVQKAMHAQLNGVPKWTVCSSVLEYKQLDLQIPTINIVGALVKSGIPVLVYSGDQDSVIPLTGSRTLVHRLAKRLRLNATVPYRVWFQGKQVGGWTQVFGDALSFATIRGASHEAPFSQPERSLVLFRAFLASRPLPESFE; translated from the exons ATGCACCCGGACACCTCCGTAGCTGCGGTGGTCTGTGCGGCTGCTGTGCTGCTCATCAGCAATGGCTACCTCTCCATGGCCATGGTGGAGGACAAGATCACAGCACTGCCGGGGCAGCCACCGGTGAGCTTCGCGCAATACTCCGGATACGTGGAGGTGGACGCCGCGAGGAAGAGGTCGCTCTTCTACTACTTCGCTGAGGCAGAGCTAGATCCGGCCACCAAGCCCCTCGTCCTCTGGCTAAATGGAG GACCCGGATGTTCATCTGTGGGGGTGGGAGCATTCTCAGAGAATGGGCCATTCAGGCCCAGTGACAATGCCCTTGTGAGCAATGAGTATAGCTGGAACAAAG AGGCCAACATGCTCTATCTGGAGAGCCCTGCAGGGGTGGGCTTCTCCTACTCCACTGATCCTTCATTCTATGGGGGTGTTGGTGACAGCATGACAG CCAGGGACAATTTAAGGTTCTTGGAAGGCTGGTTTGCCAAGTTCCCACAGTACAAGGGCAGGGACTTGTACATCGCAGGAGAGAGCTATGCTG GCCACTATGTTCCGCAACTAGCGCAGCGCATGGTTGAATTCGACGACAAGGAGAAGCTGTTCAATCTGAAAGGCATTGCT TTGGGCAATCCTGTCCTCGAATTCTCAACTGACTTCAACTCAAGAGCCGAGTTCTTCTGGTCACACGGGCTGATATCGGACTCAACTTACAACATCTTCACGACGGTTTGCAACTATTCGCGGTATGTGAGCGAGTATTACCAAGGCTCCATCAGCACGGTGTGCGACAGGGTGATGAGCCAAGTGACGAGAGAGACGAGCAGATTCGTGGACAAGTACGATGTCACCCTGGACGTCTGCATTTCTTCGGTGTTGATGCAGTCCCAA TCTACCGAGCAATTGAACAGGGCGCTCGACGTGTGCGTCGAGGACGAGACGATGAACTACCTCAACCGAAAAGATGTGCAAAAGGCAATGCACGCTCAGCTCAACGGCGTACCCAAGTGGACGGTCTGCAGCAG TGTTCTTGAGTACAAACAGCTGGACCTACAGATCCCGACCATTAACATCGTCGGCGCGCTCGTCAAGTCTGGCATCCCAGTGCTAGTTTACAG CGGTGATCAGGACTCGGTGATCCCCCTGACGGGCAGCAGGACGCTGGTGCACCGCCTGGCCAAGAGGCTCCGGCTGAACGCAACGGTGCCGTACCGGGTCTGGTTCCAAGGGAAGCAG GTTGGTGGATGGACGCAGGTGTTCGGCGACGCGCTGTCCTTCGCGACCATCCGGGGCGCGTCGCACGAGGCGCCCTTCTCGCAGCCGGAGAGGTCCCTCGTGCTCTTCAGGGCGTTCCTCGCCAGCCGGCCGCTGCCGGAATCGTTCGAGTGA
- the LOC119364133 gene encoding serine carboxypeptidase-like 45 isoform X1, with protein MHPDTSVAAVVCAAAVLLISNGYLSMAMVEDKITALPGQPPVSFAQYSGYVEVDAARKRSLFYYFAEAELDPATKPLVLWLNGGPGCSSVGVGAFSENGPFRPSDNALVSNEYSWNKEANMLYLESPAGVGFSYSTDPSFYGGVGDSMTARDNLRFLEGWFAKFPQYKGRDLYIAGESYAGHYVPQLAQRMVEFDDKEKLFNLKGIALGNPVLEFSTDFNSRAEFFWSHGLISDSTYNIFTTVCNYSRYVSEYYQGSISTVCDRVMSQVTRETSRFVDKYDVTLDVCISSVLMQSQVLTPSPNSTEQLNRALDVCVEDETMNYLNRKDVQKAMHAQLNGVPKWTVCSSVLEYKQLDLQIPTINIVGALVKSGIPVLVYSGDQDSVIPLTGSRTLVHRLAKRLRLNATVPYRVWFQGKQVGGWTQVFGDALSFATIRGASHEAPFSQPERSLVLFRAFLASRPLPESFE; from the exons ATGCACCCGGACACCTCCGTAGCTGCGGTGGTCTGTGCGGCTGCTGTGCTGCTCATCAGCAATGGCTACCTCTCCATGGCCATGGTGGAGGACAAGATCACAGCACTGCCGGGGCAGCCACCGGTGAGCTTCGCGCAATACTCCGGATACGTGGAGGTGGACGCCGCGAGGAAGAGGTCGCTCTTCTACTACTTCGCTGAGGCAGAGCTAGATCCGGCCACCAAGCCCCTCGTCCTCTGGCTAAATGGAG GACCCGGATGTTCATCTGTGGGGGTGGGAGCATTCTCAGAGAATGGGCCATTCAGGCCCAGTGACAATGCCCTTGTGAGCAATGAGTATAGCTGGAACAAAG AGGCCAACATGCTCTATCTGGAGAGCCCTGCAGGGGTGGGCTTCTCCTACTCCACTGATCCTTCATTCTATGGGGGTGTTGGTGACAGCATGACAG CCAGGGACAATTTAAGGTTCTTGGAAGGCTGGTTTGCCAAGTTCCCACAGTACAAGGGCAGGGACTTGTACATCGCAGGAGAGAGCTATGCTG GCCACTATGTTCCGCAACTAGCGCAGCGCATGGTTGAATTCGACGACAAGGAGAAGCTGTTCAATCTGAAAGGCATTGCT TTGGGCAATCCTGTCCTCGAATTCTCAACTGACTTCAACTCAAGAGCCGAGTTCTTCTGGTCACACGGGCTGATATCGGACTCAACTTACAACATCTTCACGACGGTTTGCAACTATTCGCGGTATGTGAGCGAGTATTACCAAGGCTCCATCAGCACGGTGTGCGACAGGGTGATGAGCCAAGTGACGAGAGAGACGAGCAGATTCGTGGACAAGTACGATGTCACCCTGGACGTCTGCATTTCTTCGGTGTTGATGCAGTCCCAAGTGCTCACCCCAAGCCCAAAT TCTACCGAGCAATTGAACAGGGCGCTCGACGTGTGCGTCGAGGACGAGACGATGAACTACCTCAACCGAAAAGATGTGCAAAAGGCAATGCACGCTCAGCTCAACGGCGTACCCAAGTGGACGGTCTGCAGCAG TGTTCTTGAGTACAAACAGCTGGACCTACAGATCCCGACCATTAACATCGTCGGCGCGCTCGTCAAGTCTGGCATCCCAGTGCTAGTTTACAG CGGTGATCAGGACTCGGTGATCCCCCTGACGGGCAGCAGGACGCTGGTGCACCGCCTGGCCAAGAGGCTCCGGCTGAACGCAACGGTGCCGTACCGGGTCTGGTTCCAAGGGAAGCAG GTTGGTGGATGGACGCAGGTGTTCGGCGACGCGCTGTCCTTCGCGACCATCCGGGGCGCGTCGCACGAGGCGCCCTTCTCGCAGCCGGAGAGGTCCCTCGTGCTCTTCAGGGCGTTCCTCGCCAGCCGGCCGCTGCCGGAATCGTTCGAGTGA
- the LOC119364134 gene encoding heavy metal-associated isoprenylated plant protein 20-like, translating to MGVLDHLSDLCSMTDTKAALKLRKRRPMQTVNIKVKMDCEGCERRVKNAVKSIRGVTAVSVNPKMSKVTVTGFVEPSKVLARVKSTGKVAEMWPYVPYSLTTYPYVGGAYDKKAPAGFVRGAPQAMADPGAPEVRYMNMFNDEDVNSCAIM from the exons ATGGGCGTCTTGGATCACCTCTCCGATTTGTGCAGCATGACAGACACAAAGGCAGCCCTCAAGCTCAGGAAGAGGCGGCCGATGCAG ACGGTAAACATCAAGGTGAAGATGGACTGCGAGGGCTGCGAGAGGAGGGTCAAGAACGCCGTCAAGTCGATTCGGG GTGTGACGGCCGTGTCAGTGAACCCCAAGATGAGCAAGGTGACGGTGACGGGGTTCGTGGAGCCGAGCAAGGTGCTGGCGCGGGTGAAGAGCACCGGGAAGGTGGCCGAGATGTGGCCCTACGTGCCGTACTCGCTCACCACCTATCCCTACGTCGGCGGCGCCTACGACAAGAAGGCGCCGGCGGGCTTCGTCCGCGGCGCGCCGCAGGCCATGGCCGACCCCGGGGCGCCGGAGGTCCGGTACATGAACATGTTCAACGACGAGGACGTCAACTCCTGCGCCATCATGTGA
- the LOC119364132 gene encoding chaperone protein ClpC1, chloroplastic: MEGTLVQSAIAPTAYRTSSTRSRVRTRATMLRSTPTRTLTLGGFQGLRQTNFLDTRSVIKRDFGSIVASQISRPRGSGSRMVVRAMFERFTEKAIKVIMLAQEEARRLGHNFVGTEQILLGLIGEGTGIAAKVLKSMGISLKDARVEVEKIIGRGSGFVAVEIPFTPRAKRVLELSLEEARQLGHNYIGSEHLLLGLLREGEGVAARVLESLGADPNNIRTQVIRMVGESTEAVGAGVGGGSSGQKMPTLEEYGTNLTKLAEEGKLDPVVGRQDQIERVTQILGRRTKNNPCLIGEPGVGKTAIAEGLAQRICNGDVPETIEGKKVITLDMGLLVAGTKYRGEFEERLKKLMEEIKQNDDIILFIDEVHTLIGAGAAEGAIDAANILKPALARGELQCIGATTLDEYRKHIEKDPALERRFQPVKVPEPTVEESIQILRGLRERYELHHKLRYTDDALVAAAQLSYQYISDRFLPDKAIDLIDEAGSRVRLRHAQLPDEAKELDKKLRQITKDKNEAVRGQDFEKAGELRDEEMELKAQITAIIDKSKEMVKAETESGEVGPLVTEADIQHIVSSWTGIPVEKVSSDESDRLLKMEETLHTRIIGQDEAVKAISRAIRRARVGLKNPNRPIASFIFSGPTGVGKSELAKALASYYFGSEEAMIRLDMSEFMERHTVSKLIGSPPGYVGYTEGGQLTEAVRRRPYTVVLFDEIEKAHPDVFNMMLQILEDGRLTDSKGRTVDFKNTLLIMTSNVGSSVIEKGGRKIGFDLDSDEKDTSYNRIKSLVTEELKQYFRPEFLNRLDEMIVFRQLTKLEVKEIADIMLKEVFDRLKAKEIDLQVTEKFRDRVVDEGYNPSYGARPLRRAIMRLLEDSLAEKMLAGEVKEGDSAIVDVDSDGKVVVLNSGGGIAEPLEPALSA, translated from the exons ATGGAGGGGACTCTGGTTCAGTCTGCCATCGCTCCTACCGCCTACAGGACTAGCTCTACGCGGTCCCGTGTGCGCACAAGGGCCACAATGTTACGCAGTACACCAACGAGGACCCTTACTCTCGGGGGTTTTCAAGGACTGCGGCAAACAAATTTCCTGGATACAAGGTCCGTTATCAAACGTGACTTCGGCTCCATTGTAGCAAGCCAGATTTCACGACCACGTGGGTCAGGTTCAAGAATGGTCGTCCGGGCCATGTTCGAGCGCTTCACAGAGAAAGCAATCAAGGTGATTATGCTTGCACAGGAGGAAGCAAGACGCCTAGGCCACAACTTTGTTGGGACAGAACAGATTCTGCTTGGCCTTATTGGTGAGGGAACTGGAATTGCAGCAAAGGTTCTAAAGTCTATGGGGATCAGTCTTAAGGATGCCCGTGTGGAAGTTGAAAAGATTATTGGAAGAGGCAGTGGGTTCGTTGCCGTTGAAATTCCATTTACACCTCGTGCAAAGCGTGTACTCGAACTGTCACTTGAAGAAGCTCGCCAGCTAG GGCATAACTATATAGGATCTGAGCACTTACTCTTAGGGCTACTTCGTGAGGGTGAAGGTGTTGCAGCTCGAGTTCTCGAAAGCCTTGGTGCTGATCCAAACAACATTCGTACCCAG GTTATAAGAATGGTTGGTGAAAGCACAGAAGCTGTTGGTGCTGGGGTTGGTGGGGGAAGCAGTGGCCAGAAGATGCCTACACTTGAAGAATACGGTACTAATTTGACAAAGCTGGCTGAAGAG GGTAAACTAGACCCAGTTGTTGGCAGACAGGATCAAATTGAGCGTGTAACTCAAATTTTGGGCAGGCGGACAAAGAACAACCCGTGCTTAATTGGAGAGCCTGGTGTCGGCAAGACTGCTATTGCAGAGGGGCTTGCACAACGTATTTGTAATGGTGATGTTCCGGAAACAATTGAAGGAAAGAAG GTTATTACCCTTGACATGGGGCTCCTTGTTGCTGGTACCAAGTACCGTGGAGAGTTCGAAGAAAGGCTGAAGAAGCTTATGGAAGAAATTAAGCAAAATGATGATATTATACTGTTTATTGATGAAGTGCACACGTTGATCGGAGCAGGTGCAGCTGAAGGTGCAATTGATGCTGCTAACATCTTAAAACCAGCTCTTGCAAGAGGTGAACTGCAG TGCATTGGTGCCACAACACTGGATGAGTACAGGAAACATATCGAGAAAGATCCTGCTTTGGAGCGAAGGTTTCAACCAGTCAAGGTTCCAGAGCCCACTGTTGAAGAATCAATACAAATCTTAAGAGGACTTCGTGAGAGATATGAGCTTCATCATAAGCTGCGATACACAGATGATGCTTTAGTTGCTGCGGCGCAGTTATCATATCAGTATATCAG TGACCGCTTCCTGCCTGACAAGGCTATTGACTTGATTGATGAAGCGGGGTCCCGTGTTAGGCTCAGGCATGCACAG CTACCTGATGAGGCCAAGGAGCTGGACAAAAAACTTCGCCAAATAACAAAGGACAAGAATGAGGCTGTGCGCGGCCAAGATTTTGAGAAG GCTGGGGAATTAAGAGACGAGGAAATGGAGTTGAAGGCCCAAATTACAGCCATTATTGACAAGAGCAAGGAAATGGTTAAAGCAGAGACTGAATCCGGCGAAGTTGGTCCTCTTGTCACAGAGGCAGATATTCAACACATCGTCTCATCATGGACTGGTATACCTGTGGAGAAAGTCTCATCTGATGAATCTGACCGCCTCCTTAAGATGGAAGAGACTCTCCATACTCGTATCATTGGTCAGGATGAAGCTGTCAAAGCTATTAGCCGTGCTATCCGCCGTGCTCGTGTTGGCCTCAAGAATCCAAATCGGCCCATTGCTAGCTTCATATTCTCTGGACCAACTGGTGTTGGTAAATCAGAATTAGCAAAGGCTCTGGCATCCTACTACTTTGGCTCAGAGGAAGCCATGATCAGATTAGATATGAGTGAGTTTATGGAGAGACATACGGTGTCCAAACTCATCGGATCACCTCCAGGTTATGTTGGCTACACCGAGGGAGGTCAACTAACAGAAGCAGTCCGCCGCCGTCCATACACAGTTGTTCTCTTTGATGAGATTGAAAAGGCACATCCAGATGTCTTCAACATGATGCTTCAGATCTTAGAAGATGGGAGGCTGACAGATAGCAAGGGACGGACAGTTGACTTCAAGAACACTCTGCTGATCATGACATCGAATGTCGGAAGCAGTGTCATCGAGAAGGGAGGCCGGAAGATTGGGTTTGACCTTGACTCTGACGAGAAAGATACCAGCTATAACAGGATCAAGAGCTTGGTGACCGAggagttgaagcagtatttccggCCAGAGTTCTTGAACAGATTGGATGAGATGATTGTGTTCCGGCAGCTGACAAAGCTGGAGGTGAAAGAGATCGCTGATATTATGCTCAAGGAGGTGTTTGACAGGCTCAAGGCAAAGGAAATCGACCTCCAGGTAACAGAGAAGTTCCGGGATAGGGTTGTCGATGAAGGTTACAACCCGAGCTACGGTGCCAGGCCTCTGCGACGTGCCATTATGAGGCTTTTGGAAGACAGTCTGGCGGAAAAGATGCTGGCTGGCGAGGTCAAGGAAGGTGATTCTGCTATTGTTGATGTGGATTCGGATGGTAAGGTGGTAGTTCTCAACAGCGGGGGTGGTATTGCAGAGCCGCTGGAGCCTGCTCTGAGTGCCTAG